ACTCGTATACCTTTACTACATGTATATACATGTAGTTGAAGTCTATCATCGAAATGGAGGTAGTAAAGATTATGAAAGAACTAAATTTATTGGACAGTATTGACTTAGAGCAAACACTAATTGGTGCCTTGGGCATTACCTTTAAAGAACTGGATCCTGACAAAGTCGTATGTGAAATGCCAGTCGGGCCGAAAACTGTTCAACCTATGGGATTGCTGCATGGCGGGGCTTCCGTAGCGCTTGCTGAAACAGCTGCCAGCATTGCGGCGGCTCTAAACCTCAATCCCGAGACACATTATCCAGTGGGACTAGAAATCAATGCGAATCATATACGAGGTAAAAAAGATGGCGTCGTTACTGCTACCGCTATCCCTTTCCATAGAGGACGTACATCGATGGTGTGGGACATTCAAATCACCGATGAAGCTGACAAATTAATCAGTGTGTCTCGATGCACGATTGCTGTTGTGGAGAAAAGATAAGGTGCACCTCATAAAACTATTTCTACACAAGAAAAAACCCTGTCGCATCTTGTAGATGCGAACAGGGTTTTGCTGTTTTAACCGATTGAACCTTCCATCTCGAACTTGATCAAACGGTTCATCTCTACCGCATATTCCATCGGTAGTTCTTTTGTAAATGGCTCGATGAAGCCCATAACGATCATTTCTGTAGCTTCCAACTCAGGAATACCGCGGCTCATCAAATAGAAGAGCTGCTCCTCAGAAACTTTTGATACTTTTGCTTCGTGTTCCAATGAAATATTGTTATTCAAGATCTCATTGTACGGAATCGTATCAGAAGTAGATAGCTTATCCATGATCAACGTATCACACTCA
This window of the Sporosarcina ureae genome carries:
- a CDS encoding hotdog fold thioesterase, with the protein product MKELNLLDSIDLEQTLIGALGITFKELDPDKVVCEMPVGPKTVQPMGLLHGGASVALAETAASIAAALNLNPETHYPVGLEINANHIRGKKDGVVTATAIPFHRGRTSMVWDIQITDEADKLISVSRCTIAVVEKR